In a single window of the Coleofasciculus sp. FACHB-T130 genome:
- the rffA gene encoding dTDP-4-amino-4,6-dideoxygalactose transaminase, with protein sequence MNIPFNKPFTTGREQEYLQQAIANAHLSGNGEFTKKCHAWLESEIGCYKALLTHSCTAALEMAAILAEIQPGDEVVMPSYTFVSTANAFVLRGGVPVFVDIRPDTLNINESKIEAAITPKTKAIAPVHYAGVGCEMDKIMEIAQHHQLLVIEDAAQGIGAAYKGRSLGSIGHLAAVSFHETKNVICGEGGALLVNDPELCDRAEIIWQKGTNRSQFFQGLVDKYTWVDIGSSYLPSEINAAFLWAQLESANTITRKRLDIWQQYDEAFADLEERGTVRRPIIPAECQHNAHMYYLLLPDLESRTALIEKLKVCGINAVFHYVPLHSSPAGRRYGRVCGNMNVTDDISNRLLRLPIFYELSDQQIQVITKAVKQFFHEN encoded by the coding sequence GTGAACATTCCCTTCAATAAGCCATTTACTACTGGTAGAGAGCAGGAGTACCTTCAGCAAGCGATCGCTAACGCCCATCTTTCCGGAAATGGCGAATTTACTAAAAAATGTCATGCTTGGTTAGAGTCAGAAATTGGCTGCTACAAAGCATTGTTAACCCACTCCTGTACGGCAGCACTAGAGATGGCAGCCATCCTTGCCGAGATCCAGCCAGGAGATGAGGTGGTTATGCCGTCATACACCTTTGTCTCGACTGCGAATGCCTTTGTGCTGCGGGGTGGCGTACCAGTGTTTGTCGATATTCGCCCAGATACTCTAAATATTAATGAATCCAAAATAGAGGCAGCGATTACTCCCAAAACTAAAGCGATCGCTCCAGTTCATTATGCTGGTGTTGGCTGTGAAATGGACAAAATTATGGAAATTGCCCAGCATCACCAGTTGCTAGTAATAGAAGATGCAGCTCAAGGAATAGGCGCGGCTTACAAAGGGCGCTCTCTAGGCAGTATTGGTCATTTAGCCGCTGTTAGCTTTCACGAAACTAAGAATGTAATTTGTGGTGAAGGGGGCGCATTGCTGGTTAATGACCCAGAATTATGCGATCGCGCTGAGATAATTTGGCAAAAGGGAACCAACCGCAGCCAATTCTTCCAGGGGTTAGTGGACAAATATACTTGGGTGGATATTGGCTCATCTTACTTGCCAAGTGAAATCAATGCTGCATTTCTATGGGCGCAGCTAGAATCAGCCAATACTATCACCCGCAAAAGGCTGGACATTTGGCAGCAATATGACGAGGCGTTTGCTGACTTGGAAGAGCGAGGTACGGTGCGCCGTCCCATTATTCCGGCAGAATGCCAGCACAATGCCCATATGTACTATTTGCTTCTACCAGATTTAGAGAGCCGCACTGCATTAATAGAAAAATTGAAGGTTTGTGGCATCAATGCTGTATTTCATTACGTACCCCTACACTCTTCCCCAGCCGGAAGAAGGTATGGTCGCGTTTGTGGCAATATGAATGTGACTGACGATATTTCTAATCGGCTGCTCCGTTTACCGATATTTTATGAGTTAAGCGACCAGCAGATTCAAGTAATTACCAAGGCAGTGAAGCAGTTTTTCCATGAAAACTAA
- a CDS encoding class I SAM-dependent methyltransferase, with protein MKVCGMCGKHFEILGWTCTSCGHAPKLVDGYVAFAPQLAEASDGFEARFFTKLATLEAENFWFRSRNRLIIWALQRYFPQAKSFLEIGCGTGFVLWGIEQAFPKLRLWGSEIFTIGLDFAAQRLSKAELFQMDACKIPFANEFDVIGAFDVLEHIKEDGKVLAQMYQATKPGGGIVLTVPQHRWLWSQADDYAHHVRRYHAQELKTKVECAGFTVVRMTSFVSLLLPLMALSRLQQRKPNPNYDATSELRISGWMNAILESILYLEKTMIRLGFSFPAGGSLLLIASRS; from the coding sequence ATGAAGGTGTGTGGTATGTGCGGCAAACACTTTGAGATATTGGGATGGACTTGTACCTCTTGTGGTCATGCACCAAAGCTGGTAGATGGCTATGTGGCATTCGCACCTCAACTGGCAGAAGCAAGTGATGGCTTTGAGGCTAGGTTTTTTACTAAGCTTGCTACCCTAGAAGCGGAGAACTTTTGGTTTCGTTCCCGCAACCGTTTGATAATTTGGGCCTTGCAACGCTATTTTCCCCAAGCTAAAAGCTTTTTGGAAATCGGCTGTGGAACTGGATTTGTCTTGTGGGGCATTGAGCAAGCATTTCCTAAACTTCGTTTGTGGGGGAGTGAAATCTTTACCATAGGCTTGGATTTTGCTGCTCAGCGGCTATCTAAGGCAGAGTTATTTCAGATGGATGCTTGTAAAATCCCCTTTGCAAATGAATTTGATGTCATTGGTGCTTTTGATGTTTTGGAACATATCAAAGAAGACGGAAAAGTTTTAGCCCAAATGTATCAAGCAACTAAGCCAGGGGGCGGTATTGTGCTGACTGTTCCACAGCATCGTTGGCTCTGGAGCCAAGCTGATGACTATGCTCACCATGTACGTCGGTATCACGCCCAAGAGTTAAAAACTAAAGTGGAATGTGCCGGATTCACAGTAGTAAGAATGACATCCTTTGTTTCGCTGCTACTACCTTTAATGGCGCTCTCTCGTTTGCAGCAGCGAAAACCTAATCCAAACTATGATGCTACATCTGAGCTGAGGATTAGTGGCTGGATGAATGCTATCTTAGAGAGCATTCTATACTTGGAAAAGACCATGATCCGTCTTGGCTTCTCATTTCCTGCTGGTGGCTCCTTGCTTTTGATAGCAAGTCGCAGTTGA
- a CDS encoding acetyltransferase — protein MSKIVIFGTGDIAQLAHFYLTHDSNHEVVAFTVDREYLKLSEFCGLPLVPFDEVEQNYSPEVHEMFIAVSYAKLNTVRTNKYNLAKQKGYKLISYISSKTTHWGDTQIGDNCFILEDVTIQPFVKIGNNVTVWSGNHIGHHSEIKDNCFITSHVVISGGVKICESCFIGVNATIRDHVTVAKGCVIGAGALILQDTQENGVYASDAAELSKVPSNRLRNL, from the coding sequence ATGAGTAAAATAGTTATTTTTGGTACTGGAGACATCGCACAGCTGGCACATTTTTATTTGACCCATGACAGCAATCATGAAGTGGTAGCTTTCACGGTAGATAGAGAATACCTTAAGTTAAGTGAATTTTGTGGTCTACCGCTTGTTCCATTTGATGAAGTTGAACAAAATTACTCGCCTGAAGTCCATGAAATGTTTATTGCTGTTAGTTACGCAAAGCTTAATACGGTTAGGACAAATAAATATAATTTAGCTAAGCAAAAAGGGTATAAGTTAATTAGTTACATTAGTTCTAAAACTACACATTGGGGTGACACCCAAATTGGTGATAATTGTTTTATTTTAGAAGACGTTACTATCCAACCCTTTGTAAAAATTGGTAATAACGTCACAGTTTGGAGTGGAAATCATATAGGACATCATTCTGAGATAAAGGATAACTGTTTTATTACTTCTCATGTTGTGATTTCAGGTGGAGTTAAAATTTGTGAAAGCTGCTTTATAGGCGTTAATGCCACTATTAGAGATCATGTCACTGTAGCAAAAGGATGTGTCATTGGCGCTGGAGCATTAATTCTTCAGGATACTCAAGAAAATGGAGTTTACGCATCTGATGCAGCAGAGTTATCCAAAGTTCCGAGCAATCGATTAAGAAATTTATAG
- a CDS encoding class I SAM-dependent methyltransferase, whose amino-acid sequence MNSKFNSIKEDVKYYYTEKLAIYGSVPQGVDWNSLESQQIRFEQLLKLCNQPAHFSINDYGCGYGSLFAFMAEKSYKFNYRGFDLSEAMIAKARELYHDKPNCYFSSDNNFSLVSDYTIASGIFNVKLDRSNQEWEEYIIETLNSINIISQSGFAFNILTSYSDREYMQDHLYYADPCFYFDLCKKRFSRNVALLHDYGLYEFTLIVRKNKI is encoded by the coding sequence ATGAACAGTAAATTTAATTCTATTAAAGAGGATGTTAAATATTATTACACCGAAAAACTAGCTATATACGGTTCTGTACCTCAAGGTGTAGATTGGAATTCTCTAGAGTCTCAACAAATAAGGTTTGAGCAACTGCTAAAGCTATGCAATCAACCAGCTCATTTTTCTATCAATGACTATGGATGTGGATACGGTTCTTTATTTGCATTTATGGCTGAAAAAAGCTACAAATTTAACTATAGGGGCTTTGACTTGTCAGAAGCAATGATTGCCAAAGCAAGAGAATTGTATCACGATAAACCTAATTGCTATTTTTCCTCGGATAATAATTTTTCTTTGGTTTCCGATTACACGATTGCTAGCGGGATTTTTAATGTAAAACTGGATAGAAGCAATCAGGAGTGGGAAGAATATATTATTGAAACTTTGAATAGTATCAATATTATCAGCCAATCTGGTTTTGCATTTAACATTTTAACTAGTTATTCCGACAGAGAGTATATGCAAGATCATTTATATTACGCCGATCCATGCTTCTATTTTGATTTATGCAAAAAAAGATTTTCTAGAAATGTAGCTTTACTGCATGATTATGGACTATATGAATTTACTCTAATAGTTAGAAAAAATAAAATTTAA
- a CDS encoding glycosyltransferase family 2 protein, which produces MDISIVTTMYYSSPYLKEFYRRIKVEVEKVTDNYEIIFVNDGSPDDSLEVAVSIYEENSKIRVVDLSRNFGHHKAMMTGLSYAKGEKIFLIDCDLEEEPELFSLFYQQLLDRNCDVVYGVQKIRKGGIFEQLSGAFFYRLLSYLADVDLPQNIVTARLMSRKYVKSLLRFREREVFLAGVWHITGYEQVPMYVVKHSKSETTYSFSKKMNILVNAVTSFSNKPLIYIFYIGLFMALISAIFILDLVRRKLLFNTTLVGWTSLIVSIWFIGGLIICFLGVIGMYISKIFIETKNRPYTIVRQLYQRLEKHEQ; this is translated from the coding sequence ATGGACATTTCCATAGTTACAACTATGTATTACTCTTCTCCTTACCTGAAGGAGTTTTATAGGCGGATAAAGGTGGAGGTAGAGAAAGTAACTGATAATTACGAGATTATCTTTGTTAATGACGGGTCGCCTGATGATTCTTTAGAAGTAGCTGTTTCGATCTACGAAGAGAATTCCAAAATCAGAGTAGTAGATTTGTCTCGTAACTTTGGACATCACAAGGCAATGATGACTGGTTTGTCTTATGCTAAAGGCGAAAAAATATTTCTAATTGATTGCGATCTAGAGGAGGAACCTGAATTATTTAGTCTGTTCTATCAGCAATTATTAGATAGAAACTGTGATGTGGTTTATGGAGTTCAAAAAATTAGAAAAGGGGGAATTTTTGAGCAGCTATCTGGTGCTTTTTTTTATCGGCTCCTTAGCTATTTAGCCGACGTTGATTTACCTCAAAATATTGTTACCGCAAGGTTAATGAGTAGAAAGTATGTTAAAAGTTTATTAAGATTTAGGGAAAGAGAAGTATTCTTAGCAGGAGTTTGGCACATTACTGGATATGAACAAGTTCCTATGTATGTAGTTAAACATTCAAAATCAGAAACTACATATAGCTTTAGCAAAAAAATGAATATTTTAGTAAATGCGGTAACATCTTTTAGCAATAAACCTTTAATCTATATTTTTTATATAGGTTTATTTATGGCATTGATATCTGCTATTTTTATTCTAGACTTGGTAAGGCGTAAACTTTTATTTAATACTACCCTTGTAGGTTGGACATCTCTGATTGTTTCTATATGGTTTATAGGAGGTCTCATAATATGCTTTTTGGGTGTAATTGGAATGTATATTTCAAAAATATTTATTGAGACTAAAAATAGACCTTATACAATAGTTCGGCAATTGTATCAGAGGTTAGAAAAACATGAACAGTAA
- a CDS encoding WbqC family protein, translating to MGKKVAIVQSNYIPWKGYFDLINSVDEFILYDDMQYTRRDWRNRNKIKTPKGTEWLTIPVEVKGKYFQKINETNISESSWNQKHLKSLFHNYSKAKCFDKYIDRFKNMYLKAQMSKLSDINHFFIIKICNLLEIETKITWSSNYQLLEGKSERLLSLCQQAGASQYISGPAAHDYLNIEIFDSAGVEVIFYDYTGYPEYKQLFPPFDHYVSIIDLILNEGENAKKFMKSF from the coding sequence ATGGGCAAAAAGGTAGCTATTGTTCAGTCAAACTATATTCCTTGGAAAGGTTACTTTGACTTAATCAATAGTGTAGATGAATTTATTTTGTATGATGATATGCAATATACTCGAAGAGATTGGAGAAATCGAAATAAAATTAAAACTCCTAAAGGCACAGAATGGTTGACTATTCCTGTTGAGGTTAAAGGAAAATACTTTCAAAAAATCAACGAAACAAATATCTCAGAATCAAGTTGGAATCAAAAACATTTAAAGTCCCTTTTTCATAACTACAGCAAAGCTAAATGTTTTGATAAATACATTGACAGGTTTAAAAATATGTATTTAAAGGCACAAATGTCAAAATTGAGTGATATCAATCATTTTTTTATTATAAAAATTTGTAATTTATTAGAAATAGAAACTAAAATTACATGGTCTTCAAATTATCAATTATTAGAAGGTAAATCAGAGAGATTGCTCAGTCTATGTCAACAAGCTGGTGCTTCGCAATACATCTCTGGTCCAGCAGCGCATGATTATCTCAATATAGAAATTTTCGATTCTGCGGGAGTAGAAGTAATATTTTATGATTACACAGGATACCCTGAATATAAACAACTGTTCCCTCCCTTCGATCACTATGTAAGTATTATAGATTTAATATTAAATGAGGGTGAAAACGCAAAAAAATTCATGAAAAGTTTTTGA
- the rfbD gene encoding dTDP-4-dehydrorhamnose reductase: MTRILLIGCTGQVGKELQQTLAPYQEIVAVGRPTVDLSQPDILRQIIGEVQPQIIINAAAYTAVDKAESEPELAKGVNAIAPSILAQEAQKQGSFLIHISTDYVFDGSQSHPYGETDATNPVSVYGESKLAGEEAIRETCTQHLIFRTAWVYGTHGKSNFVKTMLRLGGEQEEVRVVADQIGSPTWAKDLAQAIAQLIPHLTPEIAGTYHYTNSGVASWYDFAVAIFEEAKHVGFPLKVQRIIPITTAEYPTPAHRPAYSVLSCGKISAVMGTYPPHWRQGLRQMLLEYIGDESFNSLRR; the protein is encoded by the coding sequence ATGACTCGCATCCTCCTAATCGGCTGTACAGGGCAGGTTGGTAAAGAATTGCAACAAACCCTCGCCCCCTACCAGGAGATAGTTGCTGTTGGACGCCCTACTGTAGACCTCTCCCAGCCAGATATCCTTCGTCAAATAATTGGGGAAGTCCAGCCCCAGATTATCATCAATGCAGCTGCTTATACGGCTGTAGACAAAGCTGAGAGTGAACCGGAACTGGCAAAAGGTGTCAATGCGATCGCGCCCAGCATTCTTGCCCAGGAAGCCCAAAAACAGGGATCTTTCCTGATTCACATCTCTACCGATTATGTTTTCGATGGTAGCCAGAGTCACCCCTACGGGGAAACTGACGCCACTAACCCCGTTAGCGTCTACGGTGAATCTAAACTCGCTGGGGAAGAAGCCATTCGGGAAACCTGCACCCAACACCTGATTTTCAGAACTGCATGGGTATATGGCACTCACGGCAAAAGTAATTTTGTCAAAACCATGCTGCGATTGGGTGGAGAGCAAGAGGAAGTCCGCGTCGTTGCCGATCAAATTGGTAGCCCGACTTGGGCAAAAGATTTAGCACAAGCGATCGCCCAACTCATTCCCCATCTGACACCAGAAATCGCCGGAACCTACCACTACACCAATAGCGGTGTCGCCAGCTGGTATGACTTTGCTGTTGCCATCTTTGAAGAAGCCAAACACGTGGGGTTCCCCTTAAAAGTCCAGCGCATCATCCCCATTACTACTGCTGAATATCCCACTCCCGCACATCGTCCCGCCTATTCTGTCCTTTCGTGTGGGAAAATATCTGCGGTTATGGGAACTTATCCCCCCCACTGGCGACAGGGATTGCGGCAGATGTTACTGGAGTACATAGGCGATGAAAGCTTTAATTCTCTCCGGCGGTAA
- a CDS encoding glucose-1-phosphate thymidylyltransferase gives MKALILSGGKGTRLRPLTYTGAKQLVPVANKPILWYGIERIVAAGITDIGIIISPETGAEVQAKTGDGDRFGARITYILQEQPAGLAHAVQIAQPFLEDAPFIMYLGDNLIQNNLDPFLDTFKAQNLDAMILLRPVANPSAFGVAKVDEKGRVLYLVEKPQVPPSNLALVGIYFFNYSIHHAIACIHPSKRGELEITDAIQCLIDQQKNVEACQLDGWWLDTGKKDDLLSANQIILDSYLVGSVQGQLDDQTQIIGRVEIGEGSKVVNSTIRGPAIIGRDCHIENCFIGPYSSIGDCSILIDADLEHSVILQGAQVVGIHQRIVDSLIGQRAQLTAAHRRPKALRFMIGDDCHVELT, from the coding sequence ATGAAAGCTTTAATTCTCTCCGGCGGTAAAGGCACGAGGCTGCGTCCTCTCACCTATACGGGGGCAAAACAACTCGTGCCCGTCGCGAACAAACCCATCCTCTGGTACGGCATCGAACGCATCGTTGCCGCAGGCATTACCGACATTGGTATTATTATCAGTCCCGAAACCGGCGCAGAAGTTCAAGCCAAAACTGGCGATGGCGATCGCTTCGGTGCCAGAATTACGTACATTCTCCAGGAACAGCCAGCAGGACTTGCCCACGCCGTCCAAATTGCCCAACCTTTCTTGGAAGATGCACCCTTCATCATGTACCTGGGCGATAACCTGATCCAGAACAATTTAGATCCATTTCTGGACACCTTCAAAGCCCAAAACTTGGACGCGATGATTCTCTTGCGTCCAGTGGCTAATCCCAGCGCCTTTGGTGTCGCCAAAGTGGATGAGAAGGGACGAGTATTGTATCTGGTGGAAAAACCCCAAGTTCCTCCCTCCAATCTTGCCTTGGTAGGGATTTACTTTTTCAACTACAGCATCCATCACGCCATTGCTTGTATCCACCCATCTAAGCGAGGCGAACTGGAAATTACAGATGCCATTCAATGCTTGATTGACCAGCAAAAAAACGTAGAAGCCTGTCAATTAGATGGCTGGTGGCTGGATACTGGAAAAAAAGACGATCTTTTGTCAGCCAATCAAATTATTCTAGATAGTTATCTCGTTGGTTCAGTTCAAGGTCAGCTGGATGACCAAACTCAAATCATTGGACGAGTGGAAATTGGTGAAGGGTCAAAAGTTGTTAACAGTACCATTCGGGGTCCTGCGATTATCGGTCGAGATTGCCACATCGAAAACTGCTTTATTGGCCCCTATAGTAGCATTGGTGATTGCAGCATCCTAATCGACGCCGATCTTGAGCATAGTGTTATCTTACAGGGCGCTCAAGTGGTGGGAATTCATCAGCGAATTGTAGATAGTCTAATTGGGCAACGCGCCCAGCTAACCGCGGCCCACCGCCGACCCAAGGCCCTGCGTTTTATGATTGGTGATGATTGCCACGTTGAACTAACGTGA
- a CDS encoding glycosyltransferase, whose amino-acid sequence MIYFVTVNYYSTDLVTQLIRSFPEDSEVPYQVVIVNNSLDDASIEQVKTDSILILQAKTNLGFGKGCNLGLNWIYEQDNEAIVWIINPDSYLLEKTLEQVPAFFKTYPELSIVGTFIYTPAGEVWFGGGRFIPETGTILSENLLLTHPKLAYMPCDWVSGCSLLVNFRKFPSCPEFDPAYFLYYEDFDFCRRYSLQGHLIGITSLIRVGHQPSSITNRNIFNKIKHSTYSYLLTLEKYASLTVRSLRFLRLIFHAFMLLVVKPSVALGKLYGVFLYLKKRY is encoded by the coding sequence GTGATCTATTTCGTTACAGTTAACTATTATTCAACAGATTTGGTTACTCAACTCATTAGATCGTTTCCGGAGGATAGCGAGGTTCCCTATCAGGTTGTTATTGTCAATAACTCTTTAGATGATGCTTCAATTGAGCAAGTCAAAACGGATAGTATTCTGATTCTTCAAGCAAAAACTAATCTAGGATTTGGCAAAGGCTGTAACTTAGGTTTAAATTGGATTTATGAGCAAGATAATGAAGCAATCGTCTGGATTATCAACCCGGACAGCTATCTTCTAGAAAAGACTCTAGAACAAGTGCCAGCCTTTTTTAAGACTTATCCAGAACTTTCTATTGTTGGCACTTTTATCTATACACCGGCAGGAGAAGTTTGGTTTGGTGGAGGACGCTTTATTCCTGAAACTGGAACAATTCTCTCTGAAAACCTGTTGTTGACGCATCCAAAATTAGCTTATATGCCCTGCGATTGGGTTTCGGGATGTAGTCTGCTGGTCAATTTCCGAAAGTTTCCCAGTTGTCCTGAGTTTGACCCGGCTTACTTTCTTTATTATGAAGATTTTGATTTTTGTAGACGCTATTCCCTACAGGGGCATTTAATCGGTATTACCTCTCTGATTCGCGTCGGACATCAACCATCTTCGATTACAAACAGAAACATTTTTAATAAAATCAAGCACAGTACCTATAGCTACTTGTTAACCTTGGAAAAATATGCAAGTTTAACAGTGCGATCGCTACGGTTTCTCCGTCTTATTTTCCATGCGTTTATGTTACTTGTAGTAAAACCGTCGGTCGCCCTTGGTAAACTTTACGGCGTCTTCCTCTATTTAAAAAAGCGATACTAA
- a CDS encoding glycosyltransferase family 1 protein, translated as MLSPLLVNLSFIFSQPTGISTYAINLFPHLQPLEPTLLTAQNFPNYRCYPVPSDLTPAQGSKGHFRRLLWTQRQLPEIYKKLNSSLIFSPVPEAPLYAGCRSVVMVHDLIPLRFPKRFSPLTPYFRYYIPQVLAQAEHIICNSSSTAQDIIDFFHIPEDKITPIHLAYDVNHFRFLDIPRSNYFLYIGRQDPYKNIARLIDAFATLPSCRDNELWIAGSGDKRYTPVLMAQVEQLNIKNQVKFLDYVSYEELPTLINQAIALVFPSLWEGFGLPVLEAMACGTPVITSNLSSLPEVAGDAALLVNPYNVGEIADAMQAVVTDSGWRSRLRQASLARASQFSWTKTGQATAQVLQRYL; from the coding sequence TTGCTGTCTCCACTCCTAGTCAATCTTTCCTTCATTTTTTCCCAACCGACTGGCATCAGCACCTATGCCATAAATCTTTTTCCGCACCTCCAGCCTCTCGAACCAACCTTACTGACAGCCCAAAATTTTCCCAACTATCGCTGCTATCCAGTTCCGTCGGATCTAACCCCCGCACAAGGGTCAAAAGGGCATTTTCGCCGTCTGCTGTGGACGCAGCGGCAGTTGCCCGAAATTTACAAAAAATTGAATTCTAGTTTAATATTTTCCCCAGTTCCTGAAGCGCCGTTGTATGCGGGTTGCCGTTCAGTGGTAATGGTTCACGATCTCATCCCGCTGCGGTTTCCTAAACGCTTTTCTCCCCTAACGCCCTACTTCCGCTACTATATTCCCCAGGTTTTAGCGCAAGCTGAGCATATTATTTGTAACTCTAGCTCCACCGCTCAGGATATTATTGATTTTTTCCACATTCCAGAAGATAAAATTACGCCAATTCATTTGGCTTATGACGTCAATCATTTTCGGTTTCTAGATATTCCTAGAAGCAATTATTTCCTCTACATTGGTCGCCAAGATCCCTACAAAAATATTGCTCGGTTAATTGACGCATTCGCTACTTTACCAAGTTGCCGTGACAATGAATTATGGATAGCTGGATCTGGGGATAAGCGTTATACGCCTGTGTTGATGGCGCAGGTGGAACAGCTAAATATAAAGAATCAAGTAAAATTTCTAGATTACGTTTCCTACGAGGAATTGCCGACGCTAATCAATCAAGCGATCGCTCTTGTCTTCCCTAGCCTCTGGGAGGGCTTTGGACTGCCCGTTTTAGAAGCAATGGCGTGTGGCACCCCCGTGATTACTTCCAACCTCTCCTCGCTGCCAGAAGTCGCGGGTGACGCCGCCCTTTTAGTCAATCCCTACAACGTGGGAGAAATTGCCGATGCGATGCAGGCAGTGGTGACGGATTCAGGATGGCGATCGCGTCTTCGTCAAGCTAGTCTTGCTAGAGCCAGTCAATTTAGCTGGACAAAA